In the Flavisolibacter tropicus genome, one interval contains:
- a CDS encoding MFS transporter: protein MRELIFSILNIRISESKYVFDLLKVQFFIGLANALINIVAFTLFIHTFAITGLAYAFLGIAFFLLLINLMYEKLEQRFTPIQLLRSILIASLFVFLAFWSGLVVAHSHVFIYCILICSTLFYMITSYAFWGIVSLLFNIRESKRVFSIVGSGDIPAKLIGYAATPLLIPITGVPNLLLLAVVFMGTAFILLNRLAHKSTWQSILRRAHAHTQHHTESHPIKKGRIEAFFRSELIFSISLLSILSYNVFVLIDYTFISQVKSRFYDLTNLAAFIAQFFAFGRIIALVLKLTFSSRAIERLGIIACLSFTPVTLFLFSCTFFFTYDVTYTVFIFGIMALLTEVLRSTIQEPVFLILFQPLSEHLRLKGHIIAKGYMFPISLVVVGLSLILFPVMGLPFTIMTTIKVLLVNLVVWAVIIFMIKKAYVKVLHYSIQKGVYNGEDLKVSDHKTIELLLKKVEEGKDVEIIYALKLLESASYQDLDELLKKQLYSPLKEVKKYALFKLEEREQLDVTLLHDLLATEEEREVKERIVDLLCQLDASFLKTISGLISQQDYATRKIIIHHLLSQKEFSFLYTASKEIHSLITSPFPKEREQALEIISELSDIKFTDAIEVLLEDNEPAIRRSAIIAACRLHIQKLLPVILQLLKEQPTKYLALHGLQVYGDVLFNDIKTLPTPLLSIHKQELIKIAGKSKGTHSTAYLLSQLSDAPDNNDRIIHALWMKSYVAETPEQMHQFKPLLKYYIKNGFEKIAYCKEVPLVKGYHLIRQSLLSEIESDVTTALKLCIILYHNKEINRLLELVAFNKNNKLFNAMEMLEWTLPKKLSMQINSLIDFVLEPTFNKRTAANFDPVAFLNKVLVVQSQSFNIWTKAVCIYCSIENQQSGVIRELNAESDLSNHYIINETRAYALQAI from the coding sequence ATGAGGGAATTGATATTCAGCATATTAAATATTCGAATATCTGAATCCAAATATGTATTTGATCTACTTAAAGTGCAATTCTTTATTGGTCTTGCCAATGCGCTGATCAATATCGTTGCTTTTACCCTCTTTATACATACGTTCGCCATAACTGGTTTAGCCTATGCATTTTTAGGAATTGCTTTTTTTCTCTTACTCATTAATTTGATGTATGAAAAGCTGGAACAACGTTTTACACCTATCCAGCTATTGCGTTCCATTCTTATAGCATCTCTATTTGTTTTTCTGGCATTTTGGTCAGGCCTTGTAGTAGCCCACTCGCATGTTTTTATTTATTGCATATTGATCTGTAGCACCTTGTTCTACATGATAACGAGTTATGCTTTTTGGGGTATTGTTTCTTTATTATTCAATATTCGCGAAAGCAAAAGGGTTTTTTCAATAGTAGGTTCTGGAGACATACCTGCAAAACTCATTGGTTATGCTGCAACACCATTACTGATTCCTATTACTGGTGTTCCCAATCTTTTATTGTTGGCCGTTGTGTTTATGGGAACGGCCTTTATCTTATTAAACCGCTTAGCCCATAAAAGCACCTGGCAGTCCATTTTGCGCAGGGCTCATGCGCATACGCAACATCATACTGAAAGTCATCCCATTAAAAAGGGTAGAATAGAAGCCTTCTTTAGAAGTGAGCTCATCTTTTCCATATCACTTCTCTCTATTCTAAGTTATAATGTATTTGTACTTATTGATTATACATTTATAAGCCAGGTTAAAAGTCGTTTTTATGATCTAACGAATCTTGCTGCCTTTATAGCTCAGTTCTTTGCTTTTGGAAGGATCATTGCGCTTGTATTAAAATTGACTTTTTCTAGTCGTGCAATAGAACGGTTGGGTATAATAGCCTGTTTGTCTTTTACTCCTGTTACCTTGTTTTTATTTTCCTGTACATTCTTCTTTACTTATGACGTCACCTATACTGTATTCATTTTTGGTATCATGGCCTTACTTACAGAGGTGTTGCGGTCAACTATCCAGGAGCCCGTCTTTTTGATTCTCTTTCAGCCTTTGAGCGAACACTTACGCTTGAAGGGGCACATCATTGCTAAGGGTTATATGTTTCCAATCTCTTTGGTTGTGGTAGGTTTGTCGTTGATCTTATTTCCTGTAATGGGATTGCCCTTTACCATTATGACGACTATTAAGGTATTGCTGGTCAACCTGGTAGTTTGGGCTGTTATCATCTTTATGATCAAAAAAGCCTATGTCAAGGTGTTACACTATTCCATACAAAAAGGTGTGTATAATGGTGAGGATCTTAAGGTTTCGGATCATAAAACCATAGAATTATTACTTAAGAAGGTTGAAGAAGGTAAGGATGTAGAGATCATTTATGCATTAAAGCTTTTAGAAAGCGCTTCTTATCAAGATCTGGATGAGCTACTTAAGAAACAGCTCTATTCACCGTTGAAGGAAGTTAAGAAATATGCATTGTTTAAATTAGAAGAAAGGGAACAATTAGATGTAACTCTTTTACATGATCTATTGGCAACAGAAGAAGAAAGAGAAGTAAAAGAACGGATTGTGGATCTACTTTGCCAATTAGATGCCAGTTTCCTTAAAACCATATCGGGCTTGATTTCTCAACAAGACTATGCGACCCGTAAAATTATCATTCATCACCTGCTGAGTCAGAAAGAGTTTTCTTTCTTATATACAGCTTCGAAGGAAATTCATTCATTGATTACTTCACCATTTCCTAAGGAACGTGAGCAGGCATTGGAAATTATCAGTGAATTAAGTGATATAAAGTTTACTGATGCTATTGAGGTTTTGCTGGAAGATAATGAGCCAGCTATTCGACGTAGCGCTATTATAGCAGCCTGCAGGCTGCATATACAGAAGTTACTTCCTGTTATCCTTCAATTATTAAAAGAACAACCAACTAAATACCTTGCGCTACATGGTTTGCAAGTGTATGGCGATGTGTTGTTTAATGATATAAAGACATTGCCAACGCCACTTTTAAGCATACACAAGCAAGAGTTGATCAAGATTGCCGGAAAGAGTAAGGGCACACATTCAACTGCATATTTACTATCTCAACTATCGGATGCACCTGATAATAATGATAGGATCATTCATGCATTATGGATGAAATCATATGTGGCAGAAACACCGGAGCAGATGCACCAGTTTAAACCACTTCTTAAGTATTATATTAAAAACGGCTTTGAAAAGATTGCTTATTGTAAAGAAGTGCCACTTGTAAAAGGGTATCATCTTATCCGGCAGTCTTTACTAAGCGAAATTGAAAGTGATGTAACGACGGCACTGAAACTGTGCATAATTTTATATCACAATAAAGAAATAAACCGCTTGTTGGAACTGGTAGCTTTTAATAAAAACAATAAACTATTCAACGCGATGGAGATGTTGGAATGGACGCTTCCAAAGAAATTATCCATGCAAATAAACAGTTTAATTGACTTTGTATTGGAGCCCACTTTCAATAAGCGTACAGCTGCCAATTTTGATCCGGTAGCCTTTTTGAACAAAGTGCTGGTGGTGCAATCTCAATCTTTCAATATTTGGACGAAAGCCGTATGTATCTATTGTTCTATTGAAAACCAACAATCGGGAGTTATCAGGGAACTGAATGCGGAGAGTGATTTAAGCAATCATTATATAATCAACGAAACCAGGGCCTACGCTCTGCAAGCCATTTAA
- a CDS encoding MBG domain-containing protein: MKLFRNLVYFYSTLLLLVLSSTISSLFAQSLKINDFVLFGGNCSTSSTCGITIASGTIIKGGAIGTNSLIQTSNGVIVTGNLNSNGAIVLGNGNTITGNITVANTTSTNPAFLSGSSTSIIGNIDAAGNITIGAGTVQGNITHPNGTKYRGPKPSGSEILGTPAIPTMPELPAITTFPNPGQRDIVKTDSVGPGEYRDVILTGNQSLKLKGTGIYTFRSIKNSGTVNKFIFDFGGNTTGTIKIYIHGDAMMGKFATDIINGGSPSRVFAETHGQGTTTGYAWTINNGNVGTATTAWQGTIWAPFGSVTLGAGSTSQKLIGAVWTTKQIVINSGILLEFAAFQASMLPYYPPSTPGKVNDLIGSELSSLYQNFGSVSDKAESIFILSSDSVYVDVIALNGKQNELRDTLVKPSYGLTRLISNGSNPLILTGVFPIKNLFKLNALPNLIDYARPLYPSISNSGVTQTAGDSAMQSNFVRNGYGLTGKGVKVGVISDSYNTLGNAAIDVANGDLPGRPNNPVNSTPVQVLKEYPLGRRPDEGRAMLQIIHDIAPKAQLAFRTGFITAGDMAAGIQELHNAGCNIIVDDITMVTEPFFKDGQIANAVNNVVNQGTAYFTSAGNFGTRGHEGVFNPVPAPAGLTGQAHNFQNGDIYQKITLDPGTYTIVLQWDDAFYSNGEFPGTQNDFDIYLDNNDGTPRYGFNRNNLNADPFEFLPITVTSRTETNILIVRAAGTGNVRFKYIIFRGQATINEYQSGLSTIIGQANHPKALTIGAALYLNTPPFGVATPTIASFSSRGGLKISGVDRLKPDFVAPNGGNTTVDFGTPNIDGDLFPNFFGTSAAAPHAAGVAALLIEGMDSFSHYHLTPDSLRGLLKVEALNMGASGYDDSTGYGFIQPYKSMQTFAAPRPEIISLSYPSNTTPGEQSFTLTVTGNYLSPNSEIRLRGTPLETTFVNGTALTAEIPTFTGNPSIDVTTPAKSSSGLDGGISNSLFFFNTVKKLVTVKADTLTKKYFESLPTFTATIRVDGVRLDSTNYTLKQLGLDSLKFITEAKDTSQVGFYSIEPRRVFDPNNATDAGLLESFSYSFTNSLLNIVKLPITITPVEKTIQYGENISDFQFNYSYNTGTSIADTASFRQTLTSLHQGNIVNNAVVLVNPAYLVNSDRTLTDQDLNNLSFLVSPPALQYARELVNPAYLVNGVAGKTTIIDISPQTVFDYQVNPATSTLVNPAYLVNPAYLVNPAYLVNPAYLVNTTSKTIVNPAYLVNGSATVNNILVTNPAYLVNPAYLVNAISNSSNVNTVAIIDSTDVYVNSNQPAILKPINMITGYAAGTHRVVPAALLNKNLDIRYNLSLLHILPATLTVKPKDTTIAYGQPIAFNFATSGYQYDNTDDQILSGPPQYIVTKNGVTVDITKPLPVGEYTITPANLPFKAPASYIARYLTGKLTISLAVLTVKADKKTKVYDGKTTSNFTVSYTGFLNGDTPANLQGTLTFTGTATTAIQVGTYAILPSGYTSPNYDIRFEVDSLTITKAPLFITANNITRAYGDPNPALTLSYQGLVNGENSSVLSPQPVATTTANQSSPVNTFPITINADSVRNYSLRLTPGTLTITKAGLDVIADDKVIFKGDQTPALTATINGLKNNDRRISGPTLTLSPLYKGEAGLYPITPSNLTVTNQSSYTITYIAGTLYVNPKGKGAKKIKPSLECVEYAPGNSSGFDYIAHFTYTNDNATAVYIPIGPDNNIIATGKYSGQQPKLFLPGTYPFQIPFDGQKLIWSVSTYDVNQKTSVGSEASSTSNRCGPITTARAKERDESSIVSNDKVEKLVFPNPTTGRVIIQIPKAIIGYKDIQLFDANGKILPIRGWKKQSDSQCEIDLTGLTNGMYFIRIRTGDTYQTVSVIKR, translated from the coding sequence ATGAAACTGTTTAGGAACCTTGTCTATTTTTATAGCACATTACTGTTACTCGTTCTTAGTTCTACAATTTCATCGCTGTTTGCTCAATCATTAAAAATCAATGATTTCGTTCTCTTTGGTGGAAATTGCAGTACCTCCTCTACTTGTGGTATAACGATAGCATCAGGTACAATAATAAAAGGCGGTGCTATAGGTACCAATTCCCTGATACAAACCAGCAATGGAGTAATAGTTACAGGTAACCTAAATAGCAATGGGGCTATTGTACTAGGAAATGGAAATACCATTACTGGAAATATTACTGTTGCAAACACTACTTCCACTAACCCTGCCTTTTTGAGCGGATCCAGTACTAGCATCATTGGAAATATAGATGCTGCCGGCAACATTACCATTGGAGCAGGTACTGTACAAGGAAACATCACCCACCCCAATGGTACAAAGTATAGAGGCCCCAAACCAAGCGGTAGCGAAATATTGGGAACACCAGCTATACCAACTATGCCTGAGCTACCTGCCATTACCACCTTTCCCAATCCAGGACAAAGAGATATTGTCAAAACAGATAGTGTTGGCCCCGGAGAGTACCGAGATGTTATTTTAACGGGTAATCAAAGTTTGAAACTTAAGGGCACAGGTATATATACCTTCCGTTCTATCAAAAATTCTGGAACTGTCAACAAATTCATTTTTGACTTTGGTGGTAATACTACCGGAACCATTAAAATTTATATTCATGGTGATGCCATGATGGGTAAATTCGCTACTGATATTATTAATGGTGGAAGCCCATCAAGAGTTTTTGCTGAAACACACGGCCAAGGAACTACCACTGGATATGCATGGACCATTAACAATGGTAATGTTGGTACAGCTACTACTGCATGGCAGGGAACGATCTGGGCTCCTTTTGGAAGTGTCACCTTAGGCGCTGGCTCCACTTCCCAAAAATTGATCGGAGCCGTTTGGACTACCAAGCAGATCGTTATAAATAGTGGAATTCTCCTGGAGTTTGCCGCTTTCCAAGCATCAATGCTCCCCTATTATCCACCATCAACACCCGGAAAAGTTAACGACCTGATTGGTTCTGAACTTTCTTCCTTATATCAAAATTTTGGCAGCGTTAGCGATAAAGCGGAATCTATTTTTATTTTATCAAGCGATAGCGTATATGTCGATGTTATTGCCTTAAACGGCAAACAAAATGAATTAAGAGATACACTTGTAAAACCATCTTACGGACTTACACGCCTGATTTCAAATGGAAGTAACCCATTGATTTTAACAGGTGTTTTCCCAATAAAAAATCTATTTAAGTTAAATGCACTTCCCAACCTGATTGATTATGCACGTCCCCTATATCCCTCCATCAGCAATAGCGGTGTTACACAAACAGCAGGTGATAGTGCCATGCAATCCAACTTTGTACGTAATGGATATGGCTTAACGGGCAAAGGGGTTAAAGTAGGCGTTATTTCTGATAGCTATAATACACTTGGCAATGCAGCAATAGATGTAGCAAACGGCGACCTTCCTGGCCGGCCAAATAATCCAGTGAACTCAACTCCAGTACAGGTTTTAAAAGAATATCCGTTGGGTAGACGGCCCGATGAAGGAAGAGCCATGCTCCAAATTATTCATGATATTGCTCCTAAAGCCCAACTGGCATTTCGTACCGGTTTTATTACAGCTGGCGATATGGCTGCAGGAATTCAGGAATTACACAATGCAGGCTGCAACATTATTGTTGATGATATCACTATGGTAACGGAGCCTTTCTTTAAAGACGGTCAGATTGCAAACGCTGTAAATAATGTTGTAAACCAAGGTACAGCCTATTTTACATCTGCCGGCAACTTTGGAACGCGTGGCCATGAAGGTGTTTTCAACCCGGTACCTGCTCCTGCCGGTCTTACGGGGCAAGCACATAACTTTCAAAATGGTGACATCTATCAAAAGATCACATTAGATCCCGGCACCTATACCATAGTGCTTCAATGGGACGATGCCTTCTATTCTAACGGCGAGTTTCCCGGCACACAAAATGACTTTGATATTTACCTGGATAATAACGACGGCACTCCCCGTTATGGCTTTAATCGTAATAATCTGAACGCCGATCCTTTTGAGTTTCTCCCTATTACCGTAACCTCCAGAACAGAAACGAATATCCTCATCGTTCGCGCAGCAGGTACTGGCAATGTTCGCTTCAAATACATCATATTCCGCGGCCAAGCAACCATTAATGAATACCAATCCGGACTGTCAACCATTATAGGGCAAGCCAACCATCCGAAAGCCTTGACCATTGGCGCTGCTTTATACTTGAATACACCGCCATTTGGCGTGGCTACACCAACTATTGCTTCTTTCTCTTCCAGAGGAGGATTGAAAATAAGTGGAGTTGACAGGTTGAAACCCGATTTTGTAGCACCCAATGGAGGAAACACTACAGTAGATTTTGGAACACCGAATATTGATGGCGACCTGTTCCCCAACTTTTTTGGCACCTCCGCTGCAGCTCCACATGCAGCTGGTGTAGCGGCTTTGTTGATAGAGGGTATGGATTCTTTTAGCCACTACCATTTAACACCAGACTCTCTGCGCGGCTTATTAAAAGTGGAGGCATTAAACATGGGTGCTTCAGGTTATGATGATAGTACAGGCTATGGTTTTATTCAACCGTACAAATCCATGCAAACCTTTGCGGCCCCAAGACCAGAGATCATCTCTTTATCCTATCCTTCTAATACAACACCGGGTGAACAATCATTCACACTGACAGTTACGGGCAATTATTTAAGCCCTAATTCAGAGATACGTCTAAGGGGCACACCTTTAGAAACAACCTTCGTAAATGGAACAGCATTAACAGCTGAAATACCAACATTTACAGGCAACCCATCCATTGATGTGACTACACCCGCCAAATCATCATCGGGACTTGATGGCGGTATTTCCAATAGCCTGTTCTTCTTCAATACAGTTAAAAAATTGGTCACTGTTAAAGCTGACACACTTACTAAAAAGTACTTCGAAAGCCTGCCAACCTTCACAGCAACAATTCGTGTAGATGGCGTACGCTTAGACAGCACCAACTATACGCTAAAACAGTTGGGCCTTGACTCGCTGAAATTCATTACAGAAGCTAAAGACACCAGCCAGGTTGGCTTTTATTCTATTGAACCCCGACGTGTATTTGATCCCAACAATGCAACAGATGCTGGTTTATTAGAATCATTCAGCTATTCATTTACAAATAGCTTACTCAATATTGTAAAACTGCCAATCACTATAACGCCCGTAGAAAAAACCATTCAGTATGGTGAAAACATTTCTGATTTTCAATTTAATTATAGCTATAACACAGGTACTTCTATTGCAGACACGGCTAGTTTCCGCCAAACATTAACCTCCTTACACCAGGGCAATATTGTAAATAACGCAGTAGTGCTGGTCAACCCGGCCTATCTGGTGAACAGCGATCGCACCCTTACCGATCAGGACCTTAACAATCTAAGTTTTTTGGTATCACCGCCGGCCTTACAATATGCCCGCGAATTAGTAAACCCCGCTTACTTAGTAAACGGTGTAGCAGGTAAAACAACTATTATCGATATCTCACCACAAACGGTTTTTGATTATCAGGTTAACCCAGCCACTTCAACACTTGTTAACCCGGCTTATTTGGTAAATCCAGCCTATTTGGTAAATCCGGCTTACTTGGTCAACCCTGCCTACCTGGTAAATACTACTTCTAAAACCATAGTGAATCCAGCATATCTGGTCAATGGTAGCGCCACGGTAAATAACATCTTAGTAACCAACCCAGCTTACCTGGTTAATCCAGCCTACCTGGTCAATGCTATTTCTAATTCAAGCAATGTAAATACAGTAGCTATTATTGACTCAACAGATGTTTATGTAAATAGCAATCAGCCAGCTATACTTAAGCCTATCAATATGATTACAGGCTATGCGGCTGGCACACACAGAGTAGTACCGGCGGCCTTATTGAATAAGAACCTGGATATACGCTACAATTTGTCACTATTGCATATTCTGCCAGCTACACTCACGGTTAAACCCAAAGACACCACTATCGCCTATGGCCAACCGATCGCTTTTAATTTTGCTACATCAGGCTACCAATATGATAATACGGACGATCAGATCCTAAGTGGTCCCCCTCAATATATAGTAACTAAAAATGGCGTGACAGTGGATATTACCAAACCACTACCCGTTGGGGAGTACACCATTACGCCAGCTAACTTGCCATTTAAAGCGCCAGCTAGCTATATAGCCCGTTACTTGACTGGCAAGCTGACGATTTCCTTAGCTGTATTAACTGTTAAAGCCGATAAAAAAACTAAGGTATATGATGGCAAGACAACTAGCAATTTTACAGTTTCTTATACAGGCTTTTTAAATGGCGACACGCCTGCTAATTTACAGGGCACGTTAACCTTTACGGGTACTGCTACCACTGCTATACAAGTAGGTACCTATGCAATTTTGCCATCAGGTTATACTTCACCCAATTATGATATCAGATTTGAAGTCGACAGCCTAACCATCACAAAAGCACCATTATTCATTACAGCCAATAATATTACTCGTGCTTATGGTGACCCAAATCCAGCACTGACACTTTCTTACCAGGGCCTGGTGAATGGAGAGAACAGCAGTGTTTTATCACCACAGCCAGTAGCAACTACTACCGCTAACCAAAGTTCTCCAGTTAACACCTTCCCTATTACAATAAATGCTGATAGCGTAAGAAACTATTCACTACGCCTAACTCCTGGAACGCTAACCATTACCAAAGCAGGCTTAGATGTTATAGCTGATGATAAGGTCATCTTTAAAGGTGATCAGACTCCTGCTTTAACAGCTACGATCAATGGGTTAAAGAACAATGATAGGAGAATATCAGGACCAACACTTACATTGAGTCCATTGTATAAAGGCGAGGCCGGACTCTATCCTATTACGCCATCTAACCTGACGGTAACGAATCAAAGCAGTTATACTATTACTTACATTGCCGGTACGCTGTATGTAAATCCAAAAGGTAAAGGTGCTAAAAAGATCAAGCCTTCCCTGGAATGTGTTGAATATGCGCCAGGAAATTCATCTGGCTTCGATTATATCGCGCACTTTACTTATACAAACGATAATGCAACTGCCGTATATATTCCTATTGGGCCAGACAATAACATCATAGCTACGGGAAAATATAGTGGCCAACAACCCAAACTATTCCTGCCAGGCACATATCCATTCCAAATTCCGTTTGACGGCCAGAAGTTGATCTGGTCAGTTAGCACCTATGATGTAAACCAAAAAACGTCTGTAGGTAGTGAAGCCAGCTCTACATCTAACCGCTGCGGTCCTATTACAACAGCTCGAGCCAAGGAGCGTGATGAATCAAGTATCGTAAGTAATGATAAAGTAGAGAAGCTGGTATTTCCAAATCCTACTACTGGAAGAGTTATCATTCAAATACCGAAAGCAATTATCGGTTATAAAGACATTCAACTATTTGATGCAAATGGTAAAATACTGCCTATTCGTGGTTGGAAAAAGCAATCGGACAGCCAGTGTGAAATCGATCTGACTGGCTTAACCAATGGCATGTACTTCATTCGTATTAGAACAGGTGATACCTATCAAACAGTTTCAGTTATTAAAAGATAA
- a CDS encoding adenylate/guanylate cyclase domain-containing protein, which yields MIITWRPLLIALCICSFPQFVNGQTKEYTTQDTVKINDWLAKSKELINTNPDSALLLSKQARELANQKGFQKGEAIAFKNIGLVYLNQGKFLDAIHNWTQSKEIFQATNDLIGVSNILNNIGVIYSIQGDYQNALKCYLESLKFAEQTSDKTRILYAMNNIGGTYSLKRETYDKALFYYLKALPLAEEVKDTNSIGTTAVNIGEVYANQGNSTKALFYFDKSLAIYKASKNNENIPYAYNAIAKEYKKQGKFDLALNYHTQALNTAQKAENKLYVVQSLLGLANTYTAKKEPTIALSYFKQAESIGRHINARDELKDIYNGMAATFASTKHFDEAFRYQSLYTDIKDTLYNIETDKKLASMQFDFDLQKKQGEINLLTKDKILQESELRRQKLFKNALTIGLVLVFLIAFIIFRNYKAKVRINKILDKQKAEIEHLLLNILPAEVAKELQNEGQATPRNYDTVSVLFTDFKGFTSLAEKMTPQELVQELNACFMAFDDIIERNHLEKIKTIGDSYMCAGGIPSPDPDHAYNIIKASLEMQQYITHRNQGRLALGLEPWDVRIGIHAGPIVAGVVGKKKYAYDIWGSTVNIASRMESNGAPGQVNVSESFYNLIKDRYECSYRGKIYAKNVGEIDMYFVNQQPVFAPGQTPNAETLLQ from the coding sequence ATGATTATTACGTGGCGTCCTTTATTAATTGCATTGTGTATTTGTTCTTTCCCCCAATTTGTAAACGGTCAAACTAAAGAATATACAACACAGGATACAGTTAAGATCAATGATTGGCTGGCAAAAAGCAAAGAATTGATCAATACCAATCCTGATTCCGCTTTGCTGCTTAGTAAACAGGCAAGAGAGCTGGCTAACCAAAAAGGCTTTCAAAAAGGAGAAGCTATTGCTTTTAAGAATATTGGACTGGTCTATTTAAATCAGGGCAAGTTTTTAGATGCCATTCACAACTGGACACAATCCAAAGAGATCTTCCAAGCCACCAATGACCTGATTGGCGTATCTAACATCCTTAATAATATTGGCGTTATCTACAGTATTCAGGGCGACTATCAAAACGCGTTGAAATGCTACCTTGAGTCACTAAAATTTGCTGAGCAAACCAGCGACAAAACGCGCATTCTATATGCCATGAACAATATTGGTGGCACGTATTCGCTAAAACGTGAAACATACGATAAAGCCCTCTTCTATTACTTAAAAGCCTTGCCCTTGGCAGAAGAAGTAAAAGACACTAATAGTATAGGTACTACAGCTGTTAATATTGGTGAAGTGTATGCCAACCAAGGGAATAGCACCAAAGCCTTGTTCTATTTCGATAAATCATTAGCGATCTATAAAGCTTCCAAAAACAATGAGAACATCCCCTATGCTTATAATGCCATTGCAAAAGAATACAAAAAGCAAGGCAAGTTTGACCTGGCGTTAAATTATCATACACAAGCACTGAATACAGCCCAGAAAGCTGAGAATAAATTATACGTAGTACAATCTTTGTTAGGACTAGCCAATACCTATACCGCTAAAAAAGAGCCCACTATAGCCCTTAGCTATTTTAAACAAGCAGAATCCATTGGTCGCCATATCAATGCCCGTGATGAACTGAAAGATATCTATAATGGCATGGCAGCCACCTTTGCTTCTACTAAACATTTCGATGAAGCCTTTCGTTATCAATCATTGTACACAGATATAAAAGATACGCTTTACAATATTGAAACCGATAAGAAACTAGCCAGCATGCAATTCGATTTTGACCTGCAGAAAAAGCAAGGTGAGATTAACTTGCTGACAAAGGATAAAATATTACAGGAATCTGAGCTAAGAAGACAAAAACTATTTAAGAATGCGCTCACTATAGGCTTAGTCTTAGTGTTCCTGATTGCCTTTATCATCTTCCGTAACTACAAAGCCAAAGTAAGGATCAATAAAATACTGGATAAGCAAAAGGCCGAAATAGAACACTTACTGCTAAACATACTACCAGCAGAAGTAGCCAAAGAGTTACAGAATGAAGGACAGGCAACGCCACGCAATTATGATACAGTATCGGTCTTATTTACCGATTTCAAAGGTTTTACCTCGCTGGCAGAGAAAATGACACCCCAGGAGCTGGTGCAGGAATTAAATGCCTGCTTCATGGCCTTTGATGATATCATTGAAAGAAACCACCTTGAAAAAATTAAAACTATTGGAGACTCCTACATGTGCGCTGGCGGCATACCTAGTCCAGACCCTGACCATGCCTACAATATCATAAAAGCCAGCCTTGAAATGCAGCAATACATTACCCATCGCAATCAGGGCCGTCTTGCGCTCGGTCTAGAACCTTGGGATGTACGCATAGGTATTCATGCCGGACCAATTGTGGCAGGTGTAGTAGGTAAGAAAAAATACGCCTATGATATTTGGGGTAGCACAGTCAATATCGCCAGTCGTATGGAGAGTAATGGCGCACCCGGACAGGTAAATGTCTCAGAAAGCTTTTATAACCTTATTAAAGACCGTTACGAATGCAGTTACCGCGGTAAGATCTATGCAAAGAATGTGGGCGAAATTGATATGTACTTTGTCAACCAACAGCCCGTTTTTGCACCCGGCCAAACACCTAATGCAGAAACTTTATTACAGTAA